The sequence below is a genomic window from Kitasatospora kifunensis.
GGTGAGGACGGCGCCGACCGCGGTGTCCTGACGGGCCTGGCGGATGGAGGCGACCGACAGCTTCTTGTCGATCACGGCGCCCTGCTGGTAGAAGACCATCCACGGCATGATCACCGCACCGACGTTGGCCGCGACCAGCATCAGGTAGGAGTGGTTGCCCAGCGGCATCGAGCCGAGCCCGTGGGCCACCGCGCCCAGGTGCGGATGGGCCATGAACATCGCCACGAAGAAGACGAGTTCGGCCAGGCCCACGGCGATGCCGATCCGCTCGACCCGCCGGTAGCTGCCGGTCAGCGCCAGCGCCAGCAGGAAGACGGTGGCGGTGGGGATGGTCACCCACTGCGATATGCCGAACATCTCGCCCACGCCGGCCACTCCGGCGAACTCGGTGAGCAGGGCGCCGATCGCCGAGACGAAGAGGGTGCCCGCCGACAGCAGGGCCCACCAGCGGCCGAACCTCTCCCGGATCAGCGCGCCGTGGCCTCGGCCGGTGACGATGCCCAGTCGGACGGTGATCTCCTGGACCACGTAGAGGATCGGCATCAGGATCACCTGAGGCAGGATCATCTTGTAGTTCCACTGCGCACCTGACTGCGCGGCGGTGATCAGCGACCCGGCGTCGGTGTCGGCCAGCATGACCACCAGGCCCGGACCCCAGGCCGCCAGGAAGGCGAGCCCCAGCCACCTGCGGCGGCGCAGCGCCGTCTTGAGGGAGGCGGCGACCGCAGCGTTGTCCGGGCCCGACGGGGACCCGTCCACCCCCGTCTCCGACACCTGATCCGTCGCCACTGCTACCCCTTCCGATCCTGCCCGTTCGAAGCCGGTAGCCCACGTGCCGTGTGCCCGGACGGCCGGAAGCGTAGCACCAAGGTAAGGCTCGCCTAACCCCCCGAGTGCGGCCGGAGCGGCCCTTCTCATCGGCTTCTCATGCGCCGGG
It includes:
- a CDS encoding NRAMP family divalent metal transporter, giving the protein MATDQVSETGVDGSPSGPDNAAVAASLKTALRRRRWLGLAFLAAWGPGLVVMLADTDAGSLITAAQSGAQWNYKMILPQVILMPILYVVQEITVRLGIVTGRGHGALIRERFGRWWALLSAGTLFVSAIGALLTEFAGVAGVGEMFGISQWVTIPTATVFLLALALTGSYRRVERIGIAVGLAELVFFVAMFMAHPHLGAVAHGLGSMPLGNHSYLMLVAANVGAVIMPWMVFYQQGAVIDKKLSVASIRQARQDTAVGAVLTQAIMLAVVIAVGATIGLHNPGATLNTVGQIADALTPYLGHFGGTVLFGLGMLGAALVAAIVSSLAGAWGLAEVFGWKHTLNERPNRRTAKFYLTYSLTHIIGAILVLASVDLVSLSVDVEVMNALLLPIVLGFLLALEAKALPKEWQMRGVRKYVTWTLCLVVMGFGLYMVPSTLGWI